The following proteins come from a genomic window of Sorghum bicolor cultivar BTx623 chromosome 3, Sorghum_bicolor_NCBIv3, whole genome shotgun sequence:
- the LOC110433670 gene encoding hydroxycinnamoyltransferase 4-like, with translation MKSAMDFEVQVIESSFVTPSEPAPRKVLWLSSLDLSLANQGHTPTIYLYSSSNNAAAADPFFDVARLKEAMARALVAFYPLAGRLGVNDADGRMEISCNGEGALFIVAQADDFTANDVKKFKPSPELRRLFVPLIEPLSIILAVQVTFLKCGGVVLGTALHHAVVDALSAFHFFQTWSTFSKHGDCATVELPCHDRDLLRARSPPTIHPDALLTFYPKHTFFDLSGPLAIEVFTISRDQVAFLKHLCGGGTSTFCAVSALVWQCTCVARRLSPDSEARLTFPANLRQRMRPPLPSCYIGNAMFYLGITSVVRDIATEVLGSVAGRIRGVIDQMDDELVHSAIDYFEMAEMDNRPPRGTLPQTVLHITSWLGLPQYDADFGWGKPELMSRAQSHCGGFVNLMNDDDGAGSGGVRLLMCMEAVNIKEIERLLYAKLALAACS, from the exons ATGAAATCAGCGATGGATTTCGAGGTGCAGGTGATAGAGTCGTCGTTTGTAACGCCCAGCGAGCCGGCACCGAGAAAGGTGCTCTGGCTGTCCTCCTTGGACCTCTCGCTGGCCAACCAAGGCCACACTCCGACGATCTATCTGTATAGCAGCTCCAACAATGCTGCTGCGGCTGATCCTTTCTTCGACGTGGCTAGGCTCAAGGAGGCTATGGCCAGAGCCTTGGTGGCCTTCTACCCCCTCGCCGGCCGCCTCGGCGTCAACGATGCTGACGGCAGGATGGAGATCAGCTGTAATGGCGAAGGTGCACTCTTTATTGTCGCTCAAGCTGATGATTTCACTGCCAATGACGTAAAGAAATTCAAGCCGTCGCCAGAGCTTAGGAGgctgtttgttccactcattgaGCCATTGTCGATCATTTTGGCCGTACAG GTGACTTTCTTGAAGTGTGGTGGGGTGGTGTTAGGGACAGCTCTCCACCATGCCGTCGTCGACGCCTTAAGCGCGTTTCACTTCTTCCAGACATGGTCGACCTTCTCCAAGCATGGTGACTGCGCTACTGTGGAGCTCCCATGCCATGATCGTGACCTACTCCGTGCACGGTCTCCGCCCACAATCCACCCCGATGCACTCTTGACGTTCTACCCTAAGCACACCTTCTTCGACCTGTCAGGACCTCTTGCCATTGAAGTCTTCACTATTTCCAGGGACCAGGTCGCCTTCTTAAAGCACCTTTGCGGTGGTGGCACGAGCACCTTCTGTGCCGTGAGCGCTCTCGTGTGGCAGTGCACATGCGTTGCACGTCGGCTCTCACCCGATTCTGAAGCACGCCTCACATTCCCAGCCAACCTCCGGCAAAGGATGAGGCCGCCCCTCCCGAGCTGCTACATCGGCAATGCGATGTTTTATCTAGGCATCACCAGTGTAGTGCGAGATATTGCCACGGAGGTGTTGGGATCCGTCGCTGGTCGCATCAGAGGCGTCATCGACCAGATGGATGACGAGCTAGTGCACTCCGCTATCGATTACTTTGAGATGGCTGAGATGGACAACCGGCCTCCAAGGGGCACCTTGCCGCAGACGGTCCTGCATATCACCAGCTGGTTGGGCCTGCCACAATATGATGCGGATTTTGGGTGGGGGAAGCCAGAGTTGATGTCACGAGCACAGAGCCACTGTGGGGGGTTTGTGAACTTGATGAATGATGACGATGGTGCTGGCAGCGGTGGCGTCCGTTTGCTCATGTGCATGGAGGCTGTAAATATAAAGGAGATAGAGCGACTGCTTTATGCAAAGCTAGCTCTagcagcttgctcctag